The Carbonactinospora thermoautotrophica sequence CCGAGGCGATCGCCGCGGCGGAGGCCCTGCGGCTCGGCGGTGTCATGGCCGTCGCGCCGCTTGGCGTCGACCCCGCGGCGGCCTTCGCGCGGCTCGCCGACGTCGCAAATGCGCTGCGTCAGGATCATCCGGATGCCACCATGGTGTCGGCGGGGATGAGCGGTGATCTGGAGGCCGCGATCGGGGCTGGTGCGACACATGTGCGCATCGGCACGGCGGTACTCGGAAGCAGGCCCACGCTCAGGTACCGTCCAAACAGGTGAGCAACATCGTGCTCACTCGACGCTGGATCACAGGGCTGATCTCGCTGTCGGATCGGCACCGTCGGATCGGCGCTGTCGGATCGACCCTGTCGGATCCAACAGAGCGTCCGACACCAGACCGGAGGACATGGGAGTATGGCCGGCGCGATGCGCAAGATGGCGGTCTACCTCGGCCTCGTGGAGGACGACGAGCGGTACGACCGCTACGAGGAGTACGACGAGTACGACGAGGTGGACGACGGCCGTGCCCACCGACGGGACGAGGTGAGCCGCTATGAGGACGACGAACGCGCGTCCGTGGCCCCCTTGCCCGACCGCCGTCCGGTGACCGCTCCTACGATGCAGCCTGTGGCCAACGAGCACACTCCCTATCGGATCACCACGCTGCACCCGCGCACGTACAACGAGGCTCGCACGATCGGCGAGCACTTCCGCGAGGGCATTCCGGTGATCATGAACCTCACCGAGATGGATGACACCGACGCCAAGCGGCTCGTCGACTTCGCGGCCGGCCTCGTCTTCGGCCTGCACGGCAGCATCGAGCGGGTGACCCAGAAGGTGTTTCTGCTGACGCCTGCCAACGTCGACGTGACGGCGGAGGACAAGGCGCGGATCGCGGAGGGCGGGTTCTTCAACCAGAGCTGACGTTCACCTAACCTGGTCTGCAGCGATTCCGCGGGGCGGGCATCGGCTGCAGCGCACCCGTGGGCATGCGCTGGGCCGCGCAGGACGCGGCCCTAGTATGCTGCCCTGCTGAGGTGGAGGGGAAGGCATGAGCGACGCCGGAGGCGAGGAGGCGGAGCGGGTTGACGCCCGACACTGCTCAGGCGGCCCTGCTCGCCGCCTCGGAAGCGAGGAGCCCGCATGAGCATCGTTGGTCAGGTCCTGACCATCATCCTGTGGTGTTACCTGCTCGTACTCCTCTTCCGGCTCGTGATGGAGTACGTTTTCATGTTCGCCCGCTCCTATCAGCCGCGCGGGCTCGTGCTGCTCATCCTCGAGGTGGCGTACTCCCTGACCGACCCGCCGCTGAAGTTCTTGCGCCGGTTCATCCCGCCGTTGCGTCTCGGGGGTGTGGCCCTGGATCTGTCGTTCCTGGTGCTCCTGCTCATCGTCTACATCTTGATCGACCTGGCTGGCGCGCTACAACGCGGTAGCGTCTGACAGAACACCGAGGATCACGCTGAGGTGAAAAAAGATGCCGTTGACCCCCGAGGACGTGCGCAACAAGCAGTTCACGACCGTTCGGCTAAGGGAGGGCTACGACGAAGATGAGGTCGACGCCTTCCTTGATGAGGTCGAGGCGGAGCTGACCCGGCTGCTTCGAGAGAACGAGGAGTTGCGCGCGAAGCTCGCGGCAGCCACGCGCGCCGCCCAGCAGGCGCAGGCCCAGGCGCAACAGGCCCAGGCGGCCGCGGCCGGCGGACCGCCCGCGCTCCGCAAGGAGCGCCCGGAACCGGTCCCCACGCCCGTCCCGCAGCTGCCCACGGGCCCTCACCATATGCCGCCGACCGGCGCACACCAGATGCCCGGTGGTGGCGACAGCGCGGCCCGTGTGCTCGCCCTTGCCCAGCAGACCGCCGACCAGGCCATCGCCGAGGCGCGCGCCGAGGCCAACAAGATCATCGGGGAGGCCCGGCAGAAGGCCGAGCAGATCGAGCGTGACGCGCGGATGAAGGCGGACGCGCTGGAGCGCGACGCCCAGGAGAAGCACCGGGTGATGATCGGCACGCTGGAGAACCAGCGCGCCGGCCTGGAGCGCAAGGTCGACGACCTGCGGGCCTTCGAGCGCGAGTACCGGACGCGGCTCAAGTCGTACCTGGAGAGCCAGCTGCGTCAGCTCGAGGGCCAAGGCGACGAGTCGTCGCTCGCCCCGCCGCCGCGCCCGGCCGCCGCGTCGCTGCCGCAGGGTATGTCCGCGCCGCACACCGGAGCGCACACCGGGGCACACACCGGGGCACACACCGGGGCACACACTGCGCCGCACACCGGGGCACACACCGGGGTGCACGCCGCGCCGAACACCGGAGCG is a genomic window containing:
- a CDS encoding cell division protein SepF gives rise to the protein MAGAMRKMAVYLGLVEDDERYDRYEEYDEYDEVDDGRAHRRDEVSRYEDDERASVAPLPDRRPVTAPTMQPVANEHTPYRITTLHPRTYNEARTIGEHFREGIPVIMNLTEMDDTDAKRLVDFAAGLVFGLHGSIERVTQKVFLLTPANVDVTAEDKARIAEGGFFNQS
- a CDS encoding YggT family protein, with the translated sequence MSIVGQVLTIILWCYLLVLLFRLVMEYVFMFARSYQPRGLVLLILEVAYSLTDPPLKFLRRFIPPLRLGGVALDLSFLVLLLIVYILIDLAGALQRGSV
- a CDS encoding DivIVA domain-containing protein, with protein sequence MPLTPEDVRNKQFTTVRLREGYDEDEVDAFLDEVEAELTRLLRENEELRAKLAAATRAAQQAQAQAQQAQAAAAGGPPALRKERPEPVPTPVPQLPTGPHHMPPTGAHQMPGGGDSAARVLALAQQTADQAIAEARAEANKIIGEARQKAEQIERDARMKADALERDAQEKHRVMIGTLENQRAGLERKVDDLRAFEREYRTRLKSYLESQLRQLEGQGDESSLAPPPRPAAASLPQGMSAPHTGAHTGAHTGAHTGAHTAPHTGAHTGVHAAPNTGAHQMPQMGPGPQMPQAPRPAAPQPQPVQQAPTPMRGFLLDEDPDN